The Zerene cesonia ecotype Mississippi chromosome 9, Zerene_cesonia_1.1, whole genome shotgun sequence DNA window TTGTTTTTTGTCGATGACATCAGACTCCGTGGATATTACTCCAATTTTGGTTCGGTTTACCTCGACTGCTCCACGCCATCTATCAGCAGCGTGACGAGCGATCTCCATCCTCTtctgcttttttatttggtgTTTTTTGTATACGACTTCAATAACAATAAGAACTATGCCTCCTATAATGCCAGCTAAAACTAGAATGAATACCCCTGCCATATTTTTCAAGCCTAACGTATTTGGGGTCTTTTCGTTCTCCTCACAATTGAGCATGTTATTTCGGAGTATCCATTTATTGTCGAACGATTCCATGATTCCAcctgaaaacaatatttatcgGAATATCACGTAAAAGGAATTAAACTTGCGCCCAcagtatttttcttataaatgtattgatttCAAGCAGGATCGCGATTTCTTACTTTCATGAAAGTCAAGTATAGCCAATGTTACTAAATCAGCCCATGGTGATCCTTTCTGTAAGCCAACTCCATAACCAGACCTCCCGAAGAGTTCACCTGCAGTCACCAACTCACAATCTTGAGCTGCTTCGAATTCCAAACGAGATGAATCCCAAATGAATGCCATTAGCTTCCTGGAATAATTGACATGTactcttataataaattcctGTGAAGAGTGAATACCAGAAGGTAGGTTGGTATACCTACTTAAAAGCATTTGAATTAACAAAATCGAATCGATATTTTAagaagtattattattttttaataaaaatattattttcatgctTACATACctctgtataataaatatttgaagctTTCAAAATGAGAATaagtaattacaaaaattaggtattattataattaacatgcATCTAAAAGCTTACAAGTGTATACAATGAGCAGGGAAGGGTCTGGTTCTCTTAACACAGGTTATACCTAGCAAGAGGGTCAGAGCCTCTCAATCAAATTGTACAACTATCAAGgggaaataaagatttattattattataattaaagcacTTTACCCGTCTTTAACATCTTGTATAGCCTGTTCAGCATTATCGTAATTGTTAGCCTCCATGGTTCGGTACATGTTAGATAGTTCGACTTGCCGTCTAAAGTACATGTCCACAGCTGATCCTTTCACTGTGGCACACGTGAGATTCTCCATTGTATTTCGAAGCTGTACAGTAAGTATATACGTCGAtcaataagtattattattatttaaacctattcatattatgaataattctattaataagGGATTTATTAACTGGTTTATATTGAAGACAAATGGAAATAACCTTTAGCGTCTgactttattttcatacagtGAAACTCATTAAAATGTTGTCTAATAAGTATCGTAAAAAAATCTCACCCTGGCATCATTAATACCGCTTAATTTGGTTTTTGGTCTTTCTAATACGAGGAATGCAGCTAAATTAGCTGTGTAGGAGGCAACGATGATCATTGCGAAGCCTGCCCATACCATGCCTAGCACTCGCGCGGAAAAACTTCGTGGTGTTCCTGTAGCGATAAGaatgaaattacaattataattgttttcaacAGCCTTCGTATAGACTTTGTGATCAATGCAAAAccttgatataatatataaagcttaattaattttaaaacggaCTGGAGCTTTCAAggaaacgtaaaaaaatagtttataccTTTGCAAAAACGAGTTAATGtattatcgttttattttacttacgTAGTTTATTAAACAGAGGGACATCCTTCGGATAAAATAAGTGTATATAGACgtggtatttttaatagtattttacttaaattgaTTGCTAAAATGAAGTCCTAATTTCCCAAATTAGATTCTATGTATATGGATTCTATACCTTCTCCAATACCACTGTTAAGTAACACTCCCCATGCGAACCAAATTGCACTCGACAAGTTTAATGCATCTTCTTCCGTCCCATCAATATTTGCTAACTTAAATCTGCCAAATGGTGAAAATCTATCCAGCAAATAAAGTACGAGTGCCACGACATGTACAGACACCATAACAAGTATCCATAGAGTGTTGGAGAAAGGTTGTAAGAATGATACAAGTGTAGATGATCTTGATGGctggaaacaaaaaaaaaagattatcataaagaattatttttctaatggAATAAAAAGTGCGATAAAACTTGCCTTCTTCTCCAAAATAGTAATACCCTGATATTTAAATGGCTTGCTGAACTCGATAAATTCTGCACGTTCAGGGTTAATTGTTAGGGGTGCAACGATCATATCCGCACGTTCATATACTAACTCTCCTGGTAtaagaaaatcaattaaaaatggaGGTCAATAGGAATGCTATGCAGCCTAACTTGAAACTAAGAGGTGAATAAGCAATACAGGATGAATGATAGACCACGgtccatatacatatataaaaagtatttcaagAACCAAGAAccaaccaataaataaaaaaaaaatattaatgaactaGCAAATGGGAacgtatttgttttaaaaaaagagtAAAAGAACTAACGAGGGTAATGatgatatatctatttatacgATTTACCAATTaatccagtccattcctttttagATCCCGGTtgagatatatttttgaatacataGGAACCGAACTGGCCATCTGGTGAGAGAGCCAACGAGAATGTGAAGTTGATCGCTCTTGATAAATACGTCAAGAGATCCATACAAAAGCCCTTGCAACAGTACATTTGATCTAAAATTAgagtatttttagtatttgcTACAGACATTTTAACTAGGAACATATTGGCAGgagatattttttcattacctGCTTCTTCGCTCGCATTAAAATGTGGACACGGTATCTCCTCACTGGTACAATCAAAAATATCCTCAACGCGACGGGCATACACAAAGGGTTTCTCTTCGATTGTTAACacctttatacataaaattgattattacaTCGTAATATTTCCTAAATCGTTTGCAGAAAAACATTACCTTTAGGTGTGTTGGTATCATGAATCCTTCTGGTTTTGACGAACTGCGTCCCATCCATATAATTTCGTGTTCTTTAAGTTCAAGAcgcattttttgtgtttccttaaaaaataataataaaattttgagatctgaaatttagttttattaattttcatttgcccgcgtaaatatatttaaaaaaggtaaAGGTAAAGTTGACCATACAGCTCTATGGACACATAATCTAGGAGAGCATCAATTAGAGAAATTCACAAACACGTCATATCGAACACGACCTCTCAATCAAGAGTGAAATgcctaaagaaataaaacctaAAAGATGAAATAGCTtatgataatgtaattaatccATAAGTACCTTAGAATAAAAGTATTTGCCAACAGCCACGTGTTCCCCTTGTGCTCTAACATTGACCATATCATACTCTGCGTGAACTCTATCTCCATGGTCGTCAAACGCAACATGTCCAGTGGCTCCATTCTCCAGCCTCTGTTTTCTAATGTAATCAAAAAGGACCTGACCAGTCAGCCAAATGGATCCCGAGTTATCACAGTCGGAAGGAGGAGCATTAATTTCTTCAGTTTTGTTCATTTCCCTTATTGCTGATGCGAGGACGTAGCTAgagtttgaaaaattctatgaACATTATGATGGTAATATGtatggtattatgttatctgtggtaatataCTCAATTAGAATGCcataacatttattagatattaattacTCATGGACCATGGTGATATATGATAATAgtagataaaattgttttcaatcaAAGTGTAGATAATTCTAGGATGAGTCCTATTGAGATAGGAAAGAAACATTTCATCAGTGGTAGCAGGTCATAGGTAACATGTTTTACTGATACAACAttccattataattatttaatattttgctagttataatattactctTACATAGAATCCTGTATGTGGGCATGCTCATTCGTGGCATTAACGAGCCTCAGTCCCAGTAGACCTTCAGGAGCATTAGCGGCATCCAATGCTTGCTCAGTCACCATCCAGACATACCCAGTTGTCGTCATATTCATGTATGTTGCGTCACGAAATATTATCTCGGCGTCCGTCTTACTGTGAGAGATAAGATATTTGGAgcactatttataaattttattcacacTGTTGTTATGAGGTTTCTTTATCATatcaataagaaattttacttagtaaaatatatatatctattgaaataatatataagaaaattttcttaaGCTTATCTCCTCTATATATATTTCGGTGCCTCTTGATTTTACCCACTTCGTGCATGACGtatctaacaataaaaaatcttcaaatgagaccagttgttcctgagattagtgcgttcaaacaaaatcaacaaacaaacacacttttcagctttcttataatattttcgtgTTACACAggaattgatataataattaattatttattgtagcaGTCTAGCaggcttcggcacgaattgggccagctcgcatcggggaagtaccacacccccacagaagaccggcgtgaaatagcatactgctgtgtttcgttcggtgagccggaggcccatttccctttccttacccttcccattcctttcctttaatcCTGTAATCAATCCTTttctaatccctttccaatttgaagtcggcaatccatttgtagagacgtaaggtctgcaaacgaccttacgcctctccaaatgttcatgggcggtggtagcgcttaccatcaggcgacctaTATACGAtacgataacataaaaaagaaacaaaaagaaacaacACAGAGTATCTCTAacttactttataaattatattcagcaaaaacattataaagtgTCACATAATGCTAATTACGATAGatatgttaaatgtttatctatactgaagtgttaatttaattcatactgGTATATACCAGGTACATTCCACCGTTTCATGTAAAGAAATTAGTTATTATACCTCGCATACATAAGAAAAACCCTTGCTTGTGCACTTCTCACATCTATGagtttttcattaaatgaaTCCAGACCTGGCTCAAATTCAATGACCTGTTCAACCACAACTTTCCGATCGACATCTTCATCAACACTTTGCGAAGTAGTTTGGAATCTAAAAATTTTgagtatttatgaatatatactaTGAGtacatttgattaattatcataattaaaaggTTATCGCAATTGATATGCCATTAAACATGGgatgttttataataccttaattatttaataattaacagatGTACCGTTGAACTttgatatcaaatattttaattgtagcaAAAACTGTTGGCGAGATGATTTCTTGCATCGCAATCTATTTAAGCATTCACACATACCTTCCCAAGATTGCTCTACCATCAGTATCCGAGCTGTGTATGACAATGACCTtcatataattgaaatgtttaaggACATCCACCCATACATCAGCCTGATGCGAATATGGCGGAACAGTGCGTAAAAACGAAACGTGTATGTTTTTATCGGAAAAGGCAGAGTCGCGTGAAGATATTCCTATAACTGGTATATGGTAGAATCCACTCGTATATGATACGGCAGCAGGTGACAGGTCTCCTGTTATGGGATGAGATACAACCACTGCGTAAacctaaaatattaagtattggTATAAATCATTGCACAAAATTAcgggaaataataaataacctacTGTAACTACGCTGTAAAATAACACAGATTAGTTATTTCcatgtgtttaatattacgCGAGTAGGGATCACGCatttcgaaaataaaatcttcataATAGTCTGTCTCCCCATGCTCGCTGTAGGATTCAAAGCGACGGCTTAAAAAATATGCTGAAAAAAttgcgttttaaatccgttgaaaagttactaatttcttcatttcttttttaatcgttgttaaaaagtaatattcgttgttaaaaagtaatattctatgtaatatgttataatttttaaatttaattttaagagctatattgtcatatttaaatgacatgTACTTACTCTGTGTGCTATCAGATCTTTACAAACATTAAGTGCGGTCATTATGGGATTGGGATCCATCAAAATCGAGTAATCATGGTAGGTCACCCCGCGGGGGACATATTTGTCTTTAAAGTTGAGATTCTACAAAATAAGGATTtacagtttattattaaaaatatatattgaagacAAAGCAAGACAagagaaatacaaataaataaaaaaacaaatatacagaaggctactttttatttataattgtttctaaGTGGTATTACAGAGGGATTATTGGGTGTCATCACAAGATAagcatattaataatagttacTAAGGATTGCAGTTAAGTCtggtttcaaatatttaacatcTTGTAACTTTAAGGTTGCTACTTACAGAGATTGTGTCTTTGAAGAAAGCAATGGACTCATTACTGGATAGTACACCACCGACATTATAGTATGTAGGGTTCGAGTTGCGTCGTCTGTCTATATCAGCATGCACCGTAGACCAACCAAGTATCGTTATAAACACTGCGGTCCACATTCTAAATTATAACCTAGAAATATTTGCCCCATTAATAAGAGGTGATATAATATAGCTAAGTACTTCTTTATCACGTATCgaagtagttttttttatccgAAAAGTAGATTTtgctgaaaatatataaatctatatgtGTATTGTAAAAGTGCATTTAgaagtttattttctattctatagATTGATATAATagcgtatatattttaataatttttttacagatatgtattgaataataatctACGATAACATCATTCTttttttacaagaaaatataatgctAGGATCTCATTCAAATATTACTtaccaataattaaaatcaggCTCgcattttaattgttgtttaattCTGTAAAAGTATAAAGTATAAGGTTTACGTAACTTAAGTAAGGTGGGATGCTGAGGAGTAACGGTAGATGGAGCAGCACCTATCTCAGGTTACCATGGTAATCGCACATGCGCAATAGCCTTAATCAATCCTATTTTTAGTTTGACTAACACACATGTACCTATAACAATTAGAATACAATCATAATTTGTCATATTATTCTTCTTCTCTTTAAGTATTCATTAAGACTATAGAATTGGTATTAAATGCCAAGGAAGGACAAGGCTAAGTACGATCTTCGAATTGAACTTGACAGATAAATctataaatgattaattgttTCGTTTGTAGTGTCAtatgaacataataaaaaagcaaaggTTCTTTCGTAATCAAGTAAGTGTTGAGTGGGATCTTTGTAGTATcctatatattaaagatactGACGCTACAAACGTCTGTTGATAAAGAGGTCAACTTTTAATTTACAGAAAAGGCTTGATGTATTAGCTCAGAGTATTAGATTACACTTTTAATATCACTGGTTAAATCCGGCTTagactattaataaaaatttgaagtatttgaatatgtatttatttcttcttaacATAAGCGAGATAAAGAATTACAACTAAATCGATTTCCTGTTCAACAatctatacaatattgtaataacacTAAATATACAAGTAGGTTCTAAGCACAAACattgaaattcaatattaactGGACAATAGGTATGGACATGATCCGCTCGAATAAGAAATTAACGGTGAATTTTAATCAAGCCCATGCCCAAGTTCCCGAAGGATTCCAGCCAGAGGTTTGCCATTCAGGGTTCCAAGATGGACGCAAAGCTGCTGCGGCAGCTGAGGCAGCATGCTGAGCTGCACCCGCCGCGCCAGCCGCTCCCGAACTTTGCAACACTGACAGCTTCAGTGCCTCAAGATctacgtaaaaatatatacacatgtaTACATCAGGAGATTACtttatcaataaacaaatgcagttcaaaatataattaaaacaattcttaATAAAGTTTGGataatagtatagtattatgttatctgtgatatgggtaagattttaaataatacatacaaatagcTTATAGTGTTGGTGCTGTTTATACATTTGTTCTACTGTAAGTTTAATAGTTTCTAAGATTAGACATTACAACTGAATTAAAACTAATCTCGTACAATTAGTTAGTTAGAGACGCATGGGAAGACCTGAACACAGGTATTCCGAGGACTGAAGTAacatataagtgtataatctatgggaGTAACTATTAACTTCTTTTTTGCTATAGCGGGCAACTAACccggtggttcgcctgatagtaagcgattcGCAGAAGTATAAAGtttctgcgaatgcgctaccctcttttaaggggtaagggaaaaggaaagtaTAGATGAatagaaagaaggaatggacgggGAAGGGTGAAAAAAGTAAATGGGACTTACCAGCGCTCTGTAATCTAGCAGCTTGATTGTTAGCAGCGCGTTGTATCGCTTTCGCTGCGGCCGCTTCCCGCGCTGCCGCGATCTTTTGAGCTGCAGCTGCGCGTGCCTTCGCCGACGCCAGCTGAGCCTGCGCGTGAACAGCTGCTTGCGCCGCCTCCAACGCGTGCGCACGAGCTATTCTAGCAGCTTCTTCgctgtaaatatattgttaaaaatggtTTTGTGTTTCCAAAATTTCGgaataatgaataaagcaAAACAGAGAGcgtatttcaaaaataactgTGTAAATTTGCTGATGTAAATTGTTTACCAACTACGCAACTCGTGTATAGTTTTTCGGTATCTGTTACATATTACAAAACTTATAtggattgttatttttttagtatctaatatctaaaaacaaagtattatgttatctgttcTAAAAACGTTCTGAGTGGTTACCTTTTATGAGCGGCGTGTGCCGCTTCTGCCTCTTTCGCGCTGGCCGCTCGTTGTTGTTCAAGGGCAGCGTGTTTAGCTGCTGCGACTTGACGCTGGGCTGTCATTACTGCTGCTGATGCTGCCTTCGCTGCAGCAATGGCGCCAGCCACGTCAGAACTGGAATCTGATGAAATCACAcggataaaaaaaacatttttaagtatattttttgtttactttttttaacttaCCACTAACTTGATGACCGCTTACAGAGGTCACTTGAACTAAACTACCAACGGGTATCAAACTGGCTACATCCCATCCAGATGCACTCCTCTTCTCCGTTTCTTTGCCTTGTGTAACCGCAACTAGTGAGCCAATTAATAAAcactgcaataaaaaatatttttacaaaaatcagGGTGGCTGTACTGGTTGCTGGCTCACTTTGTTTAAGTAGGAGGTCAGAAACCTTACCATTTTTAAAAACGCCATTATTTTGTCGGAATATCTAGTCCAAACTGTTGTACTGTACTCTTCCAAAGAGTTGCGATTATGATTGAAACAGTGttctaaacaaacattttatattactgaaCACGGAAGAATTAGCAGTATAAAAAGAAAGGGATATTGGTGAACGAAACCCATAATTGCCTTAAATTACTGGAACGCTATCAAGACTATCCCTTTCAAGAGAATGTTGTACTATTACATGTCCCACTAAATTAGGTATTTTAGTACTTTCAAGTCATTCGTAGAACTAAAAAAACCTATGCTAAGCACAATAAGCAATAGGCTTAGATCGAAAGCATGAAATTTAGCTAACATATACATCTATACAACAAACTTATATAGATTGTAATACTCATATTGATAATACGAATCTGTCGAGaatgtttgtttcaatttgtgtcaaaaattatttcaccgttggatatgtatgtgatccctgagtgctataaatatgtaatgtaaaagAAAGACCTGATAGTTACACCAATAATTCAAGAACGGCTGAACTGATTGTAATGATTTTAGCTTTGTATGAATTGCGTCTATCTGGATTAGGACAGTAACTGgtaaaaattactaaattctTTTACTTCTTCGCTAACGGCCGAATAACGTGGCGATCATATGCTATGAAATTCTACTCTGAGGCAGGGCATCCGATTTGAATACTTGTGTCGAGCGTCGCTCCATCATACATCAAAAAACCGtctataatgtttaaattgataCAGAGGGCAGAATTCTTTGTCTTTTTGACTTCCTTATACCGTTCTTGAAATATCCATATCATTtagtcttatttttttaattaaataacatgtttCTTCAACGACGGGcgacacaattttttttccccGGGTTGTCCCTAACACGCAggcaaaattatattgatataagtaaaattaaaatgtactattgacattattttaaaggaaaaactACAGGACCTTTTTCGGCTTTTCTCTTTAGAACTTTCCGAACCAGAGGTAAATGAAAAACTATGTTGTCATGATGAAAACTGCTACTTGAAACaaactaattgaataaataaatgtttgagtttaaaaaatgtgtaactacaatataacatttaattgtgCTTTTCttgttacattttacaaaatgaaaacataaatgatacaatgatatgttttttaaaagttgCATAAAAACCTAAATTGAGACTAATAGTACTGTGGACCCACTTCAACTGAACCAATATTTGGGCTTACGTGTTGGTAAAAGATTTTACATTCAAAGttgctaataaatttaacgttATAGATAACTTCATGTTCTGTGTGTACTGTATGTGATATTTGATAATAGCAACATTAGTATTGAAAAGTCACGAAGatgtcatttgaaaaattctccCGGTTGTCCTTGCTCGCGGTCTGatttggttttaatttttaatttataaattttgcgATGTGggatttctaattttaaaataaagccgGTGTAAAGAATACTTTTCAGTTTTACTTCCACtggtaagtaatatttattgatttggaTAAATACCTATTTAGACCTATTTCATTTGtcgcttaaattttttaatcaatattattagaatCAATAATTACTAAGGTACTGTccgtaaaaattaataaatgaaattgtaatgCTGTCttagctttatataataattccagtatatgatattatttcatccaataaatcgattttatttcctttaattatttcaatcaataacgacgtacattttaatttaggtGTTACTATTCATCCTAATTATGAGCAAGCCTGGTACACCACCCCCTCCACAAACCTTCAAGTAAGTGCTATTGAAATTTtaggatattttaaaaagctaAGTGTCATAAATCATTTACAAGTCTAGTACCTACTTCAAGTTGCTTTAAAAAACCGATTCTATCCCCAATAAAACTGATTTTTCATATGTAATTTatgagtaattttattataaatatcatataaaaaaattgcctttCACTGGATGGTTCAGTACTTGTGAATCATTATAACTATTCAACATTGTCTCTCTTGCACATTgtcatatatgtacatataaattatttcaattgaaaaggTCATTATGGTattgttcaatataaatatatttagatctATCCTCCTCTATTACCAATGTTGTATGAAACATCTTAAAAGATATATCTTTTCTTCCTAGAGGAAGTTATCAAtttgtctgttttttttttaagatttgttacctcagaacttttaACTgagtgaactgattttgatgaatgtCTTTTTGATCTCAAAAAATTGtgatatgtgtatttatttcagaaagtatatttccaaataaacttattaaaataaaatttattatctcatACATTAGGTTTAACACtacaataataatctttaaatttaaataattattttccttgtTTTCTAAGgtactattaattaattaatatttgtattatggaGAAATAGTTCCAAATGCagacttatatttattaaatataatgcataaaaataaattaaaacactaaaaaatattatgcaacCACCATGTATTTGGGACATGAGAGATGACAGTGAATGCATTTGGCATACACTCTCATCTCATCAATATACACTCTTTTTAATAGTCatgataaagttaaataatata harbors:
- the LOC119829123 gene encoding glutamate [NMDA] receptor subunit 1 isoform X2, with the protein product MWTAVFITILGWSTVHADIDRRRNSNPTYYNVGGVLSSNESIAFFKDTISNLNFKDKYVPRGVTYHDYSILMDPNPIMTALNVCKDLIAHRVYAVVVSHPITGDLSPAAVSYTSGFYHIPVIGISSRDSAFSDKNIHVSFLRTVPPYSHQADVWVDVLKHFNYMKVIVIHSSDTDGRAILGRFQTTSQSVDEDVDRKVVVEQVIEFEPGLDSFNEKLIDVRSAQARVFLMYASKTDAEIIFRDATYMNMTTTGYVWMVTEQALDAANAPEGLLGLRLVNATNEHAHIQDSIYVLASAIREMNKTEEINAPPSDCDNSGSIWLTGQVLFDYIRKQRLENGATGHVAFDDHGDRVHAEYDMVNVRAQGEHVAVGKYFYSKETQKMRLELKEHEIIWMGRSSSKPEGFMIPTHLKVLTIEEKPFVYARRVEDIFDCTSEEIPCPHFNASEEADQMYCCKGFCMDLLTYLSRAINFTFSLALSPDGQFGSYVFKNISQPGSKKEWTGLIGELVYERADMIVAPLTINPERAEFIEFSKPFKYQGITILEKKPSRSSTLVSFLQPFSNTLWILVMVSVHVVALVLYLLDRFSPFGRFKLANIDGTEEDALNLSSAIWFAWGVLLNSGIGEGTPRSFSARVLGMVWAGFAMIIVASYTANLAAFLVLERPKTKLSGINDARLRNTMENLTCATVKGSAVDMYFRRQVELSNMYRTMEANNYDNAEQAIQDVKDGKLMAFIWDSSRLEFEAAQDCELVTAGELFGRSGYGVGLQKGSPWADLVTLAILDFHESGIMESFDNKWILRNNMLNCEENEKTPNTLGLKNMAGVFILVLAGIIGGIVLIVIEVVYKKHQIKKQKRMEIARHAADRWRGAVERRAKSNGVKEAGSISLAVDRGARRRDELPRIPRYSPAYTPDVSHLVI
- the LOC119829123 gene encoding glutamate [NMDA] receptor subunit 1 isoform X1, which translates into the protein MWTAVFITILGWSTVHADIDRRRNSNPTYYNVGGVLSSNESIAFFKDTISNLNFKDKYVPRGVTYHDYSILMDPNPIMTALNVCKDLIAHRVYAVVVSHPITGDLSPAAVSYTSGFYHIPVIGISSRDSAFSDKNIHVSFLRTVPPYSHQADVWVDVLKHFNYMKVIVIHSSDTDGRAILGRFQTTSQSVDEDVDRKVVVEQVIEFEPGLDSFNEKLIDVRSAQARVFLMYASKTDAEIIFRDATYMNMTTTGYVWMVTEQALDAANAPEGLLGLRLVNATNEHAHIQDSIYVLASAIREMNKTEEINAPPSDCDNSGSIWLTGQVLFDYIRKQRLENGATGHVAFDDHGDRVHAEYDMVNVRAQGEHVAVGKYFYSKETQKMRLELKEHEIIWMGRSSSKPEGFMIPTHLKVLTIEEKPFVYARRVEDIFDCTSEEIPCPHFNASEEADQMYCCKGFCMDLLTYLSRAINFTFSLALSPDGQFGSYVFKNISQPGSKKEWTGLIGELVYERADMIVAPLTINPERAEFIEFSKPFKYQGITILEKKPSRSSTLVSFLQPFSNTLWILVMVSVHVVALVLYLLDRFSPFGRFKLANIDGTEEDALNLSSAIWFAWGVLLNSGIGEGTPRSFSARVLGMVWAGFAMIIVASYTANLAAFLVLERPKTKLSGINDARLRNTMENLTCATVKGSAVDMYFRRQVELSNMYRTMEANNYDNAEQAIQDVKDGKLMAFIWDSSRLEFEAAQDCELVTAGELFGRSGYGVGLQKGSPWADLVTLAILDFHESGIMESFDNKWILRNNMLNCEENEKTPNTLGLKNMAGVFILVLAGIIGGIVLIVIEVVYKKHQIKKQKRMEIARHAADRWRGAVEKRKTLRAAILPSQRRAKSNGVKEAGSISLAVDRGARRRDELPRIPRYSPAYTPDVSHLVI
- the LOC119828996 gene encoding tol-Pal system protein TolA, producing the protein MAFLKMCLLIGSLVAVTQGKETEKRSASGWDVASLIPVGSLVQVTSVSGHQVSDSSSDVAGAIAAAKAASAAVMTAQRQVAAAKHAALEQQRAASAKEAEAAHAAHKSEEAARIARAHALEAAQAAVHAQAQLASAKARAAAAQKIAAAREAAAAKAIQRAANNQAARLQSADLEALKLSVLQSSGAAGAAGAAQHAASAAAAALRPSWNPEWQTSGWNPSGTWAWA